A stretch of Anoplolepis gracilipes chromosome 12, ASM4749672v1, whole genome shotgun sequence DNA encodes these proteins:
- the LOC140671745 gene encoding odorant receptor Or2-like isoform X1, which translates to MLCTSMLRADHQLLASGRLILTMTSKRWKDDVVYAMSLNKLITWPIGVWPLQVYNIYSLLRCAVCICCASLIAILPFMEMYMGCTDVEQNIECLMVICCGILGVLKTTWFRIYAKNLINNYGSAVNDYMTIDNIKERDVMRKHAFIGRIISCSVVGFSFSGCLLYGTIPFLNYNQSNRINMTNEDTILKYTIPSRCALEYFNFPTSMYKIFCLVETVIVMWGTIGNIGNDALFLNITLHVCGQVKILRIHFLTFDVTSPRIYDRFNALIQRHRYLIKLAKELADLISFVLLIKLFIISILLCIMGFQLILALKVHDIIMVGKSLVPLSGFLLQLTLYSFIGNYLKSEMEEIGLSIYQSAWYSFPKKITRNVLFILMQTKFPVALQAGNFIMINLATYVSILKTSFSYFSVLRIMLEV; encoded by the exons ATGTTATGCACCTCGATGTTGCGAGCAGATCATCAGTTATTGGCATCAGGTAGACTTATTTTAACAATGACAAGTAAACGATGGAAAGATGATGTCGTATACGCTATGtcccttaataaattgattacttGGCCTATCGGTGTATGGCCACTTCaagtttataacatttattcattattgcgTTGTGCCGTGTGCATTTGTTGTGCA AGCTTAATTGCGATCTTGCCCTTCATGGAGATGTACATGGGCTGCACCGACGTAGAACAAAACATAGAATGTCTGATGGTAATCTGTTGCGGAATACTCGGTGTGCTGAAGACAACATGGTTCCgcatttatgcaaaaaatttaattaacaattacgGCTCTGCTGTAAACGATTATATGACGATTGACAACATAAAAGAGCGCGACGTTATGAGAAAACATGCTTTTATAGGAAGGATTATTTCCTGTTCCGTTGTTGGTTTTTCATTTTCTGGTTGTCTGTTATATGGAACAattccttttttaaattacaatcaaaGTAACCGAATTAACATGACAAATGAGGATACGATATTAAAGTACACAATACCATCAAGATGCGCTcttgaatatttcaattttccaaCGAGCATGTATAAAATCTTTTGTCTCGTCGAAACTGTTATAGTCATGTGGGGGACTATTGGTAATAttg GTAATGATGCGTTGTTTCTCAACATTACATTACATGTTTGTggtcaagtaaaaattttaaggatACATTTTCTCACCTTTGATGTCACAAGTCCACGAATCTACGATCGTTTTAACGCGCTAATTCAAAGACATCGTTATTTGATAAAGCTGGCCAAGGAACTTGCCGATCTGATCAGTTTCGTATTACTGATAAAACTATTCATTAtcagtatattattatgtataatgg gatTTCAGCTTATTCTCGCATTAAAAGTCCATGACATCATTATGGTAGGAAAGAGTTTAGTGCCACTGAGTGGGTTTCTATTACAATTAACGCTATATAGTTTTATCGGAAATTATCTGAAATCTGAAATGGAAGAAATAGGGCTTTCTATTTATCAAAGTGCTTGGTACAGTTTtcctaaaaaaattacaagaaacgtattatttattcttatgcaGACAAAATTTCCAGTTGCATTGCAGGCTGGAAATTTTATCATGATTAATTTAGCAACCTATGTGAGCATTCTAAAAACCTCTTTTTCGTATTTCTCTGTACTTCGTATAATGCTCgaagtgtaa
- the LOC140671868 gene encoding uncharacterized protein, with the protein MLCTSILQADHQLLASGRLILTMTSKRWKDDVVYAMTPLKLVTWPIGVWPLQVYNICSLLRCALCICCISLIVILTSMEIYLACTDVEQNIECLMIICCGIIAFLKTTWFRIYAKNLIINFDSAINDYMTIDNIKERDIMRKHAFIGRILCCFMLGCSVFGCLIYATFPFLNYDQSNWINVTNENMILEYTVPSKCALEYFNFPRSMYNILWFIETVALIVLCTANIGNDALFLCITLHICGQVNILRIRFLNFDITSPRIYDRFNALIQRHHYLIKLTRQLAELVSFILLIKLFIISVLLCIMGFQLILALKLKDIILLGKSFLGLSGFLFQLTLYSFIGNYLKSEMEEIGLSIYQSAWYSFPRKITRDVLFILMQTKFPVALQAGNFIIINLATYRGNHLLLASVTVIISTMASERWNDDIAYAMTPYKLIAWPIGVWPLQIYNIYSLLRCALGTFCASLLVILPAMDLYMGCTDVEQNIDCLMLICCGILGILKTMCFRIYANSLINNYDSALNDYLTNENTKERNIMRKHAFIGRILCLSMLGISYFSCLIYGTIPFLNYNQGNWINITDGNIILEYTMPSRCALEFFNFPISMHKISCLIELVVIMLATTANLGNDALFLNITLHVCGQVNILRVHFLNFDVTSPQICDRFNVLIKRHRYLIILAKELADLISFILLIELFIISILLCIMGFQLILALKVHNTIMAGKSLMILSAFLSQLTLYSFIGNYLKSEMEEIGLSIYQSAWYKFPRKLTKNVIFILMQTRSPVALQAGNFILVNLSTYVSILKTSFSYLSVLRIMLEV; encoded by the exons ATGTTATGCACCTCGATATTGCAAGCAGATCATCAGTTATTGGCATCAGGTAGACTTATTTTAACAATGACAAGTAAACGATGGAAAGACGATGTTGTATACGCTATGACCCCTCTTAAATTGGTTACGTGGCCTATCGGCGTATGGCCACTTCAAGTTTATAACATTTGTTCATTATTGCGTTGTGCCTTGTGCATTTGTTGTATA AGCTTAATTGTGATCTTGACCTCTATGGAAATATACCTGGCCTGCACTGACGTAGAACAGAACATAGAATGTCTGATGATAATCTGTTGCGGAATAATCGCTTTCCTGAAGACAACATGGTTCCgcatttatgcaaaaaatttaattatcaatttcgaCTCTGCTATAAACGATTATATGACGATTGACAACATAAAAGAACGTGACATTATGCGAAAACATGCTTTTATAGGAAGGATTCTTTGCTGTTTTATGCTTGGCTGTTCGGTCTTTGGTTGTTTAATATATGCAACATTTCCTTTTCTAAATTACGATCAAAGTAATTGGATTAACGTAACAAacgaaaatatgatattagaaTATACAGTACCATCGAAATGTGCTCTGGAATATTTCAACTTTCCAAGGAGCATGTATAACATCTTATGGTTCATCGAAACTGTTGCACTTATAGTGCTATGTACTGCTAATAttg GTAACGATGCGTTGTTTCTCTgcattacattacatatatgtggTCAAGTAAACATTTTGAGGATACGTTTTCTCAACTTTGATATTACAAGTCCACGAATCTACGATCGTTTTAATGCGCTAATTCAAAGAcatcattatttgataaagcTGACCAGGCAACTTGCCGAATTGGTCAGTTTTATATTactgataaaattattcattatcagcgtattattatgtataatgg gATTTCAGCTTATTCTCGCTTTAAAACTCAAGGACATCATTTTGTTAGGGAAGAGTTTTTTGGGATTGAGTGGTTTTCTATTTCAATTAACGCTCTATAGTTTTATCGGAAATTATCTGAAATCTGAAATGGAAGAAATAGGGCTTTCTATTTATCAAAGTGCTTGGTACAGTTTTCCTAGGAAAATAACAAGAGacgtattatttattcttatgcaGACAAAATTTCCAGTTGCATTGCAAgctggaaattttattataattaatttagcaaCCTAC CGAGGGAATCATCTGTTATTGGCATCAGTTACAGTCATTATCTCGACAATGGCAAGTGAAAGGTGGAATGACGATATCGCATACGCGATGACCCCTTACAAATTGATTGCGTGGCCTATCGGCGTATGGCCActtcaaatttataacatttattcgCTATTGCGTTGTGCCTTAGGTACTTTTTGTGCA AGTCTACTTGTGATCTTGCCCGCCATGGATTTATACATGGGCTGCACTGACGTAGAGCAGAACATAGACTGTCTAATGTTAATTTGTTGCGGAATACTTGGGATACTGAAGACAATGTGCTTCCGTATTTATGCGAAtagtttaattaacaattatgatTCTGCTCTAAACGATTATTTGACAAATGAAAACACAAAAGAGCGCAACATTATGAGGAAACATGCTTTTATAGGAAGGATTCTATGCTTGTCCATGCTTGGCATTTCTTACTTTAGTTGCCTAATATATGGGACAATTccgtttttaaattacaatcaaGGTAATTGGATTAACATAACAGACGGGAATATAATATTGGAGTATACAATGCCATCAAGATGCGCTCtggaatttttcaattttccaaTTAGCATGCATAAAATCTCCTGTCTCATCGAACTTGTTGTAATAATGCTGGCAACTACTGCTAATCttg GTAACGACGCGTTATTTctcaatattacattacatgTTTGTGGACAAGTAAACATTCTGAGGGTCCATTTTCTCAACTTTGATGTTACAAGCCCGCAAATTTGTGATCGTTTCAACGTGCTAATTAAAAGACATCGTTACCTGATAATATTGGCCAAGGAACTTGCCGATCTCATCAGTTTTATATTGCTGATAGAACTATTCATTATCAGCatcttattatgtataatgg gATTTCAGCTTATTTTAGCGTTAAAAGTCCATAACACCATTATGGCAGGAAAAAGTTTAATGATACTGAGTGCCTTCTTGTCACAATTAACACTGTATAGTTTTATCGGGAATTATCTGAAATCTGAAATGGAAGAGATAGGGCTCTCTATTTATCAAAGTGCTTGGTACAAATTTCCTaggaaattaacaaaaaatgtaatatttattcttatgcaGACAAGATCTCCAGTTGCGTTGCAGGctggaaattttatcttaGTTAACCTGTCAACTTATGTGAGCATTTTAAAAACctctttttcatatttgtcTGTACTTCGTATAATGCTCGAAGTGTGA
- the LOC140671745 gene encoding odorant receptor 10-like isoform X2, with the protein MEMYMGCTDVEQNIECLMVICCGILGVLKTTWFRIYAKNLINNYGSAVNDYMTIDNIKERDVMRKHAFIGRIISCSVVGFSFSGCLLYGTIPFLNYNQSNRINMTNEDTILKYTIPSRCALEYFNFPTSMYKIFCLVETVIVMWGTIGNIGNDALFLNITLHVCGQVKILRIHFLTFDVTSPRIYDRFNALIQRHRYLIKLAKELADLISFVLLIKLFIISILLCIMGFQLILALKVHDIIMVGKSLVPLSGFLLQLTLYSFIGNYLKSEMEEIGLSIYQSAWYSFPKKITRNVLFILMQTKFPVALQAGNFIMINLATYVSILKTSFSYFSVLRIMLEV; encoded by the exons ATGGAGATGTACATGGGCTGCACCGACGTAGAACAAAACATAGAATGTCTGATGGTAATCTGTTGCGGAATACTCGGTGTGCTGAAGACAACATGGTTCCgcatttatgcaaaaaatttaattaacaattacgGCTCTGCTGTAAACGATTATATGACGATTGACAACATAAAAGAGCGCGACGTTATGAGAAAACATGCTTTTATAGGAAGGATTATTTCCTGTTCCGTTGTTGGTTTTTCATTTTCTGGTTGTCTGTTATATGGAACAattccttttttaaattacaatcaaaGTAACCGAATTAACATGACAAATGAGGATACGATATTAAAGTACACAATACCATCAAGATGCGCTcttgaatatttcaattttccaaCGAGCATGTATAAAATCTTTTGTCTCGTCGAAACTGTTATAGTCATGTGGGGGACTATTGGTAATAttg GTAATGATGCGTTGTTTCTCAACATTACATTACATGTTTGTggtcaagtaaaaattttaaggatACATTTTCTCACCTTTGATGTCACAAGTCCACGAATCTACGATCGTTTTAACGCGCTAATTCAAAGACATCGTTATTTGATAAAGCTGGCCAAGGAACTTGCCGATCTGATCAGTTTCGTATTACTGATAAAACTATTCATTAtcagtatattattatgtataatgg gatTTCAGCTTATTCTCGCATTAAAAGTCCATGACATCATTATGGTAGGAAAGAGTTTAGTGCCACTGAGTGGGTTTCTATTACAATTAACGCTATATAGTTTTATCGGAAATTATCTGAAATCTGAAATGGAAGAAATAGGGCTTTCTATTTATCAAAGTGCTTGGTACAGTTTtcctaaaaaaattacaagaaacgtattatttattcttatgcaGACAAAATTTCCAGTTGCATTGCAGGCTGGAAATTTTATCATGATTAATTTAGCAACCTATGTGAGCATTCTAAAAACCTCTTTTTCGTATTTCTCTGTACTTCGTATAATGCTCgaagtgtaa